The genome window GGGCATCAACGGGGCACACGGCACGGCGATCGATGAGCCCAGCGGACATGGGTTCGCGACATCGGGGAACGATCAGTCGGTCGTGATGTTCGATGCGAAGACTTTCAAGGAGCTTGCGCGGATTCCTTCGGCGGAGGACACCGATGCCATCATCTTCGATCCGGCTTCGAAGCGCGTCTTTACGTTTAATGGCGACGCGCATTCGTCGACGGTGATCGATCCGGCTGCGGGGAAGCGGATCACGACGATCGACCTCGGTGGAAAGCCGGAATACGGCGCGTCCGCGGGTGATGGGAAGGTCTATGCGAACCTCACCGACATCAGTGAAGTCGTGGAGATCGATGCGAAGGCCGCAACCGTCTCCCGCCGCTGGTCCACGGGAGCATGCAAACAGCCCGTGTCGATGGCCATCGACACGGCGCATCACCGCCTGTTCAGCGGCTGCCGGAGCGGCGTGCTGGCGGTTTCAGACTATCAAGCCGGCAAAACGATCACGACGCTGCCGATCGGAATGGGCGTCGACGGTGCGGGTTACGATCCGAGTACGGGCGATGTCTTCGCAACGAATGCGGACGGTTCCATGACCGTTATCCATCAGGACAACCCGGAAACCTATCGGGTCGTACAGAGCGTTGCCACACCCACGGGTTCGCGAAACATGGGATTGGATCCAACCACGCACAAGATTTACGTGGCGGCGGCCGAATTCGCAGCTCCGGCGGCCCCACCGCTGGGCGCGCCACGCGGCCGCGGAGGCCGGGCGAGCGTAGTGCCAGGCACTTTTAAATTGCTGGTCATTTCACGTTAGGAATCATGAAGGGACCACGATTGATCGTTGACTTGCCTGGCGTGCGAACCACCACAAACGAACTCGGGCAGTTCCGCTTTGATTCCGTTCCGCCAGGGGATTACCTCCTGGATTTCGATAAGCCGGGTTCCGTCTTGGTAACTATCCGGTCGCGATGGCCGTACCTAATGGCTATCGCTACCCGTCCTACTTCAATTTGAATATCGGACTCGAAAAGCGCTTTCCGTTCCGCGGATACCAGTGGGCCGCCCGCGTGGCTGTCGTCAACTTCACGGGCAGCAATGACTGCAATGCCGTCATCAATAATGTCGATGCGCCGAATTTCCTGATGTTCAGTGGAGGTCAAGCCCGGGCATTTACGGCGCGTATTCGCTTTGTGGGACGCAAATGAAAAGAGAAGAGCAATACATGCGGCGCGTGGTGGGATTCACGGTTCTTCTGCTTTTAGTGATGCCGGTTGTTTGCGCCGCCCAGAGCAAGGAAGTCGGTGTTGCCGGAGGTTTTGGACTCTATCATGATGCCACCGTAACGGCTCGCGCAGGTCAGGCCGAAGCCGGTTTCGGACCTCGCCGTTTCGGGGCAAATTATTTATTTTGGCGCCCGGAGCTCAGATCAACGGCTGGCTCCACGATTTCGTTCCCCTGATC of Terriglobia bacterium contains these proteins:
- a CDS encoding YncE family protein, which translates into the protein MRRIVIVILLCSVVPLLAQSPGYHIVQTYALGGDGAWDYVVPEPAQHRVFVARTNRVMVIDENTGKLLGEVMGINGAHGTAIDEPSGHGFATSGNDQSVVMFDAKTFKELARIPSAEDTDAIIFDPASKRVFTFNGDAHSSTVIDPAAGKRITTIDLGGKPEYGASAGDGKVYANLTDISEVVEIDAKAATVSRRWSTGACKQPVSMAIDTAHHRLFSGCRSGVLAVSDYQAGKTITTLPIGMGVDGAGYDPSTGDVFATNADGSMTVIHQDNPETYRVVQSVATPTGSRNMGLDPTTHKIYVAAAEFAAPAAPPLGAPRGRGGRASVVPGTFKLLVISR